In a genomic window of bacterium:
- a CDS encoding TetR/AcrR family transcriptional regulator has translation MAYHHGNLKQALIERAAEVIAENGLEALSLRGLARDLDVSHAAPRRHFTDREALIGELAKEGFRRLRVVMSEGADAAGPDPVARYRALGRAYVRFARQDPAFFRALNHPQVRRIRDDELRAAEAAWFETLREAAAEAQRSGWHPEADPEALVAFSVAGAMGAASLFSDGSWTAHLDGGDLESLADQVLDLIVDRTRTTMLEASGEEDAESDDRRAS, from the coding sequence ATGGCGTACCACCACGGAAATCTGAAGCAGGCGCTGATCGAGCGGGCGGCAGAGGTCATCGCGGAGAATGGCCTCGAGGCTCTCAGTCTGCGCGGGCTCGCACGCGATCTCGACGTCTCCCACGCCGCTCCGCGACGCCACTTCACGGACCGCGAGGCGCTGATCGGCGAGTTGGCGAAAGAGGGCTTCCGTCGGCTCAGGGTCGTGATGAGCGAGGGGGCCGACGCGGCAGGGCCGGACCCGGTGGCGCGCTATCGCGCGCTCGGCCGCGCCTACGTCCGGTTCGCGAGGCAGGACCCGGCCTTCTTTCGCGCGCTGAACCATCCGCAGGTCCGCCGGATTCGCGACGACGAGCTGCGGGCCGCCGAAGCGGCCTGGTTCGAGACCCTTCGCGAGGCCGCGGCGGAAGCGCAGCGCTCGGGCTGGCACCCGGAAGCCGACCCCGAAGCCCTCGTGGCCTTCAGCGTCGCCGGTGCGATGGGAGCGGCGTCGCTCTTCTCGGACGGCAGCTGGACCGCCCACCTCGACGGCGGGGACCTCGAGTCCCTGGCTGATCAGGTTCTGGATCTGATCGTCGACCGGACCCGGACGACGATGCTCGAAGCCTCCGGCGAGGAAGACGCCGAGAGCGATGACAGGAGAGCTTCATGA